Proteins encoded within one genomic window of Hypomesus transpacificus isolate Combined female unplaced genomic scaffold, fHypTra1 scaffold_427, whole genome shotgun sequence:
- the pla2g6 gene encoding 85/88 kDa calcium-independent phospholipase A2 isoform X1: MQFLGRLLDTVSSVSNLFSNPYRVRDVPLSDYSGGGRVRLKEEGRMVLYRNSNSQSWDCLLTCPDTPTMALRLFQVASEEDAMNWFPQYALKLRPFYETLSLKAESAQPIVDSLRGHPDWSSAHIAVDTGLRECLKHNYVQSQINARDGVGQTPLHLACERGDVACVKELLEESQARTNIKDKNGETPMHCAAKQDSAVIIQALCSRLCEGVNDLNVAGETPLHVACRLGRAEAVKALLGGGARCDVIGGSGYPIHSAMKYSEKSCAEAILTADPGQLEAEDALYGGTPLHWSKTAEMCRLLLERGSTVNYLSKTGESPLHVLTRRGRFEAAMVLLTHGGHPNLRGQDGNTALHLAMKMDHMDLIKALIVFGADVEIHNDLGETPGLIAARTSKGPNRKVLLDMLCSVGVQRCHPPSSPSPHPQTTATYKKASTPPGIGFEDIMHVAATVGAMSQGRQEVDGLKTGKRKIDRLLCLDGGGIKGLVLIQLLIALEREAGRPTRELFDWVSGTSTGGILALAIVHGKSMEYLRCLYFRMKEQVFKGSRPYESAPLEDFLKKEFGENTKMTDVRSPRVMVTSVLADRHPGELHIFRNYDPPSLHREPPYSTSASFQPLTIPQGWEDEDVLIVGYTQEPPRKRRKVTDQEQCVWRAARSSGAAPTYFRPMGRFLDGGLLANNPTLDAMTEIHQYNKALRAEGRNEEIQKLAVVVSLGTGKPPQVVVNSVDVFRPSNPLELAKSFIGAKELGKMLVDCCTDSDGCAVDRARAWCEMTDTHYHRLSPQLSQEVMLDEVSDAVLVDMLWETQMYLFQQRDSIRSLALQLLMD; encoded by the exons ATGCAGTTTCTGGGGCGCCTGCTAGACACTGTCTCCTCCGTGTCCAACCTGTTCTCCAACCCCTACCGCGTTCGGGACGTACCACTGTCCGACTACAGCGGGGGTGGCAGAGTCCGGCTGAAGGAGGAGGGCCGCATGGTGCTGTACAGGAACTCCAACAGCCAATCGTGGGACTGCCTGCTGACGTGTCCCGACACCCCCACCATGGCCTTGAG GTTGTTCCAGGTGGCATCGGAGGAGGACGCCATGAACTGGTTCCCCCAGTATGCCCTCAAGCTCCGCCCCTTCTACGAGACCCTCTCTTTGAAGGCGGAGTCGGCCCAGCCAATCGTAGACAGCCTCCGCGGCCACCCGGACTGGAGCTCCGCCCACATCGCCGTGGATACGGGGCTGAGGGAGTGTCTTAAGCACAACTACGTCCAGAG TCAGATCAATGCGCGTGACGGGGTGGGCCAGACGCCGCTGCACCTGGCGTGCGAGCGGGGCGACGTGGCGTGTGTGaaggagctgctggaggagagccAGGCTCGCACCAACATCAAGGACAAGAACGGGGAGACGCCCATGCACTGTGCTGCCAAGCAGGACTCAGCCGTCATcatacag gcgcTGTGCTCCCGTCTGTGCGAGGGCGTGAACGACCTGAACGTTGCCGGGGAGACGCCCCTCCATGTGGCGTGTCGTCTGGGGCGGGCGGAGGCCGTCAAGGCCCtgctggggggcggggccaggtgtGATGTCATAGGGGGGAGTGGCTACCCTATCCACTCTGCCATGAAGTACAGcgagaagag ctgtGCTGAGGCTATCCTGACGGCAGACCCAGGTCAGCTAGAAGCAGAAGATGCTCTGTACGGAGGCACCCCGCTACACTGGTCCAAGActgcagag atgTGCCGTCTGCTGCTGGAGCGAGGCTCCACAGTGAACTACCTCAGTAAGACAGGGGAGAGCCCGCTGCACGTGCTCACCAGGAGGGGGCGCTTCGAGGCAGCCATGGTGCTGCTGACACACGGGGGGCACCCCAACCTCCGGGGGCAGGACGGGAACACCGCTCTGCACCTCGCCATGAAg ATGGACCACATGGATCTGATCAAGGCCCTGATCGTGTTCGGGGCCGACGTGGAGATCCACAACGACCTGGGAGAGACCCCAGGGCTGATCGCTGCTCGAACCAGcaaag gtCCTAACAGAAAGGTTCTACTGGACATGCTGTGTAGTGTAGGGGTACAGCGatgtcaccccccctcctccccctctcctcacccccaaaCCACCGCCACCTACAAGAAGGCTTCCACTCCCCCTGGCATAG GCTTCGAGGACATCATGCACGTGGCGGCCACCGTTGGAGCCATGAGTCAGGGTCGACAGGAAGTAGACGGCCTCAAAACAGGAAAGAGAAA gataGACAGGTTGCTGTGTCTGGATGGAGGGGGTATTAAGGGTCTGGTTCTGATCCAGCTGCTGATCGccctggagagggaggctggccgGCCCACCAGGGAGCTCTTCGACTGGGTCTCTGGAACCAGCACCGGGGGCATCCTGGCTCTGGCCATAgtccacg gtaagTCCATGGAGTACCTGCGCTGCCTGTACTTCAGGATGAAGGAGCAGGTGTTCAAGGGGTCACGACCTTACGAGTCGGCTCCTCTGGAGGACTTCCTGAAGAAGGAGTTTGGAGAGAACACCAAGATGACAGACGTACGGAGCCCCAG gGTGATGGTGACCAGCgtgctggcagacagacacccagGGGAGCTCCACATCTTCAGGAActatgaccccccctccctccacagagAGCCCCCCTACTCCACCTCGGCCTCCTTCCAGCCCCTCACCATCCCACAAG GTTGGGAGGATGAGGATGTGTTGATTGTTGGCTACACTCAAGAACCACCCAGAAAGCGTAGGAAGGTGACAgaccaag agcAGTGCGTATGGAGGGCTGCCCGCTCCAGTGGCGCCGCCCCTACTTACTTCCGGCCAATGGGCAGGTTCCTGGACGGAGGACTGCTGGCCAATAACCCCACCTTGGACGCCATGACAGAGATCCACCAGTACAACAAGGCTCTGAGGGCAGAG GGGCGCAATGAGGAGATCCAGAAGTTAGCTGTGGTGGTCTCTCTGGGAACAG gtAAGCCCCCCCAGGTGGTGGTGAACTCTGTGGACGTGTTCAGACCCTCCAACCCCCTGGAGCTGGCCAAGAGCTTCATAGGAGCCAAGGAGCTGGGCAAGATGCTGGTGGACTGT tgtacaGACTCAGATGGGTGTGCAGTGGACAGAGCCAGAGCCTGGTGTGAGATGACTGATACTCACtaccacag actgAGTCCTCAGCTGTCTCAGGAGGTGATGCTGGATGAGGTCAGTGATGCCGTGCTGGTGGACATGTTGTGGGAGACCCAGATGTACCTGttccagcagagagacagcatcCGCTCTCTGGCCCTACAGCTCCTCatggactga
- the pla2g6 gene encoding 85/88 kDa calcium-independent phospholipase A2 isoform X2: MQFLGRLLDTVSSVSNLFSNPYRVRDVPLSDYSGGGRVRLKEEGRMVLYRNSNSQSWDCLLTCPDTPTMALRLFQVASEEDAMNWFPQYALKLRPFYETLSLKAESAQPIVDSLRGHPDWSSAHIAVDTGLRECLKHNYVQSQINARDGVGQTPLHLACERGDVACVKELLEESQARTNIKDKNGETPMHCAAKQDSAVIIQALCSRLCEGVNDLNVAGETPLHVACRLGRAEAVKALLGGGARCDVIGGSGYPIHSAMKYSEKSCAEAILTADPGQLEAEDALYGGTPLHWSKTAEMCRLLLERGSTVNYLSKTGESPLHVLTRRGRFEAAMVLLTHGGHPNLRGQDGNTALHLAMKMDHMDLIKALIVFGADVEIHNDLGETPGLIAARTSKGPNRKVLLDMLCSVGVQRCHPPSSPSPHPQTTATYKKASTPPGIGFEDIMHVAATVGAMSQGRQEVDGLKTGKRKIDRLLCLDGGGIKGLVLIQLLIALEREAGRPTRELFDWVSGTSTGGILALAIVHGKSMEYLRCLYFRMKEQVFKGSRPYESAPLEDFLKKEFGENTKMTDVRSPRVMVTSVLADRHPGELHIFRNYDPPSLHREPPYSTSASFQPLTIPQEQCVWRAARSSGAAPTYFRPMGRFLDGGLLANNPTLDAMTEIHQYNKALRAEGRNEEIQKLAVVVSLGTGKPPQVVVNSVDVFRPSNPLELAKSFIGAKELGKMLVDCCTDSDGCAVDRARAWCEMTDTHYHRLSPQLSQEVMLDEVSDAVLVDMLWETQMYLFQQRDSIRSLALQLLMD; the protein is encoded by the exons ATGCAGTTTCTGGGGCGCCTGCTAGACACTGTCTCCTCCGTGTCCAACCTGTTCTCCAACCCCTACCGCGTTCGGGACGTACCACTGTCCGACTACAGCGGGGGTGGCAGAGTCCGGCTGAAGGAGGAGGGCCGCATGGTGCTGTACAGGAACTCCAACAGCCAATCGTGGGACTGCCTGCTGACGTGTCCCGACACCCCCACCATGGCCTTGAG GTTGTTCCAGGTGGCATCGGAGGAGGACGCCATGAACTGGTTCCCCCAGTATGCCCTCAAGCTCCGCCCCTTCTACGAGACCCTCTCTTTGAAGGCGGAGTCGGCCCAGCCAATCGTAGACAGCCTCCGCGGCCACCCGGACTGGAGCTCCGCCCACATCGCCGTGGATACGGGGCTGAGGGAGTGTCTTAAGCACAACTACGTCCAGAG TCAGATCAATGCGCGTGACGGGGTGGGCCAGACGCCGCTGCACCTGGCGTGCGAGCGGGGCGACGTGGCGTGTGTGaaggagctgctggaggagagccAGGCTCGCACCAACATCAAGGACAAGAACGGGGAGACGCCCATGCACTGTGCTGCCAAGCAGGACTCAGCCGTCATcatacag gcgcTGTGCTCCCGTCTGTGCGAGGGCGTGAACGACCTGAACGTTGCCGGGGAGACGCCCCTCCATGTGGCGTGTCGTCTGGGGCGGGCGGAGGCCGTCAAGGCCCtgctggggggcggggccaggtgtGATGTCATAGGGGGGAGTGGCTACCCTATCCACTCTGCCATGAAGTACAGcgagaagag ctgtGCTGAGGCTATCCTGACGGCAGACCCAGGTCAGCTAGAAGCAGAAGATGCTCTGTACGGAGGCACCCCGCTACACTGGTCCAAGActgcagag atgTGCCGTCTGCTGCTGGAGCGAGGCTCCACAGTGAACTACCTCAGTAAGACAGGGGAGAGCCCGCTGCACGTGCTCACCAGGAGGGGGCGCTTCGAGGCAGCCATGGTGCTGCTGACACACGGGGGGCACCCCAACCTCCGGGGGCAGGACGGGAACACCGCTCTGCACCTCGCCATGAAg ATGGACCACATGGATCTGATCAAGGCCCTGATCGTGTTCGGGGCCGACGTGGAGATCCACAACGACCTGGGAGAGACCCCAGGGCTGATCGCTGCTCGAACCAGcaaag gtCCTAACAGAAAGGTTCTACTGGACATGCTGTGTAGTGTAGGGGTACAGCGatgtcaccccccctcctccccctctcctcacccccaaaCCACCGCCACCTACAAGAAGGCTTCCACTCCCCCTGGCATAG GCTTCGAGGACATCATGCACGTGGCGGCCACCGTTGGAGCCATGAGTCAGGGTCGACAGGAAGTAGACGGCCTCAAAACAGGAAAGAGAAA gataGACAGGTTGCTGTGTCTGGATGGAGGGGGTATTAAGGGTCTGGTTCTGATCCAGCTGCTGATCGccctggagagggaggctggccgGCCCACCAGGGAGCTCTTCGACTGGGTCTCTGGAACCAGCACCGGGGGCATCCTGGCTCTGGCCATAgtccacg gtaagTCCATGGAGTACCTGCGCTGCCTGTACTTCAGGATGAAGGAGCAGGTGTTCAAGGGGTCACGACCTTACGAGTCGGCTCCTCTGGAGGACTTCCTGAAGAAGGAGTTTGGAGAGAACACCAAGATGACAGACGTACGGAGCCCCAG gGTGATGGTGACCAGCgtgctggcagacagacacccagGGGAGCTCCACATCTTCAGGAActatgaccccccctccctccacagagAGCCCCCCTACTCCACCTCGGCCTCCTTCCAGCCCCTCACCATCCCACAAG agcAGTGCGTATGGAGGGCTGCCCGCTCCAGTGGCGCCGCCCCTACTTACTTCCGGCCAATGGGCAGGTTCCTGGACGGAGGACTGCTGGCCAATAACCCCACCTTGGACGCCATGACAGAGATCCACCAGTACAACAAGGCTCTGAGGGCAGAG GGGCGCAATGAGGAGATCCAGAAGTTAGCTGTGGTGGTCTCTCTGGGAACAG gtAAGCCCCCCCAGGTGGTGGTGAACTCTGTGGACGTGTTCAGACCCTCCAACCCCCTGGAGCTGGCCAAGAGCTTCATAGGAGCCAAGGAGCTGGGCAAGATGCTGGTGGACTGT tgtacaGACTCAGATGGGTGTGCAGTGGACAGAGCCAGAGCCTGGTGTGAGATGACTGATACTCACtaccacag actgAGTCCTCAGCTGTCTCAGGAGGTGATGCTGGATGAGGTCAGTGATGCCGTGCTGGTGGACATGTTGTGGGAGACCCAGATGTACCTGttccagcagagagacagcatcCGCTCTCTGGCCCTACAGCTCCTCatggactga
- the pla2g6 gene encoding 85/88 kDa calcium-independent phospholipase A2 isoform X3, translated as MQFLGRLLDTVSSVSNLFSNPYRVRDVPLSDYSGGGRVRLKEEGRMVLYRNSNSQSWDCLLTCPDTPTMALRLFQVASEEDAMNWFPQYALKLRPFYETLSLKAESAQPIVDSLRGHPDWSSAHIAVDTGLRECLKHNYVQSQINARDGVGQTPLHLACERGDVACVKELLEESQARTNIKDKNGETPMHCAAKQDSAVIIQALCSRLCEGVNDLNVAGETPLHVACRLGRAEAVKALLGGGARCDVIGGSGYPIHSAMKYSEKSCAEAILTADPGQLEAEDALYGGTPLHWSKTAEMCRLLLERGSTVNYLSKTGESPLHVLTRRGRFEAAMVLLTHGGHPNLRGQDGNTALHLAMKMDHMDLIKALIVFGADVEIHNDLGETPGLIAARTSKGFEDIMHVAATVGAMSQGRQEVDGLKTGKRKIDRLLCLDGGGIKGLVLIQLLIALEREAGRPTRELFDWVSGTSTGGILALAIVHGKSMEYLRCLYFRMKEQVFKGSRPYESAPLEDFLKKEFGENTKMTDVRSPRVMVTSVLADRHPGELHIFRNYDPPSLHREPPYSTSASFQPLTIPQGWEDEDVLIVGYTQEPPRKRRKVTDQEQCVWRAARSSGAAPTYFRPMGRFLDGGLLANNPTLDAMTEIHQYNKALRAEGRNEEIQKLAVVVSLGTGKPPQVVVNSVDVFRPSNPLELAKSFIGAKELGKMLVDCCTDSDGCAVDRARAWCEMTDTHYHRLSPQLSQEVMLDEVSDAVLVDMLWETQMYLFQQRDSIRSLALQLLMD; from the exons ATGCAGTTTCTGGGGCGCCTGCTAGACACTGTCTCCTCCGTGTCCAACCTGTTCTCCAACCCCTACCGCGTTCGGGACGTACCACTGTCCGACTACAGCGGGGGTGGCAGAGTCCGGCTGAAGGAGGAGGGCCGCATGGTGCTGTACAGGAACTCCAACAGCCAATCGTGGGACTGCCTGCTGACGTGTCCCGACACCCCCACCATGGCCTTGAG GTTGTTCCAGGTGGCATCGGAGGAGGACGCCATGAACTGGTTCCCCCAGTATGCCCTCAAGCTCCGCCCCTTCTACGAGACCCTCTCTTTGAAGGCGGAGTCGGCCCAGCCAATCGTAGACAGCCTCCGCGGCCACCCGGACTGGAGCTCCGCCCACATCGCCGTGGATACGGGGCTGAGGGAGTGTCTTAAGCACAACTACGTCCAGAG TCAGATCAATGCGCGTGACGGGGTGGGCCAGACGCCGCTGCACCTGGCGTGCGAGCGGGGCGACGTGGCGTGTGTGaaggagctgctggaggagagccAGGCTCGCACCAACATCAAGGACAAGAACGGGGAGACGCCCATGCACTGTGCTGCCAAGCAGGACTCAGCCGTCATcatacag gcgcTGTGCTCCCGTCTGTGCGAGGGCGTGAACGACCTGAACGTTGCCGGGGAGACGCCCCTCCATGTGGCGTGTCGTCTGGGGCGGGCGGAGGCCGTCAAGGCCCtgctggggggcggggccaggtgtGATGTCATAGGGGGGAGTGGCTACCCTATCCACTCTGCCATGAAGTACAGcgagaagag ctgtGCTGAGGCTATCCTGACGGCAGACCCAGGTCAGCTAGAAGCAGAAGATGCTCTGTACGGAGGCACCCCGCTACACTGGTCCAAGActgcagag atgTGCCGTCTGCTGCTGGAGCGAGGCTCCACAGTGAACTACCTCAGTAAGACAGGGGAGAGCCCGCTGCACGTGCTCACCAGGAGGGGGCGCTTCGAGGCAGCCATGGTGCTGCTGACACACGGGGGGCACCCCAACCTCCGGGGGCAGGACGGGAACACCGCTCTGCACCTCGCCATGAAg ATGGACCACATGGATCTGATCAAGGCCCTGATCGTGTTCGGGGCCGACGTGGAGATCCACAACGACCTGGGAGAGACCCCAGGGCTGATCGCTGCTCGAACCAGcaaag GCTTCGAGGACATCATGCACGTGGCGGCCACCGTTGGAGCCATGAGTCAGGGTCGACAGGAAGTAGACGGCCTCAAAACAGGAAAGAGAAA gataGACAGGTTGCTGTGTCTGGATGGAGGGGGTATTAAGGGTCTGGTTCTGATCCAGCTGCTGATCGccctggagagggaggctggccgGCCCACCAGGGAGCTCTTCGACTGGGTCTCTGGAACCAGCACCGGGGGCATCCTGGCTCTGGCCATAgtccacg gtaagTCCATGGAGTACCTGCGCTGCCTGTACTTCAGGATGAAGGAGCAGGTGTTCAAGGGGTCACGACCTTACGAGTCGGCTCCTCTGGAGGACTTCCTGAAGAAGGAGTTTGGAGAGAACACCAAGATGACAGACGTACGGAGCCCCAG gGTGATGGTGACCAGCgtgctggcagacagacacccagGGGAGCTCCACATCTTCAGGAActatgaccccccctccctccacagagAGCCCCCCTACTCCACCTCGGCCTCCTTCCAGCCCCTCACCATCCCACAAG GTTGGGAGGATGAGGATGTGTTGATTGTTGGCTACACTCAAGAACCACCCAGAAAGCGTAGGAAGGTGACAgaccaag agcAGTGCGTATGGAGGGCTGCCCGCTCCAGTGGCGCCGCCCCTACTTACTTCCGGCCAATGGGCAGGTTCCTGGACGGAGGACTGCTGGCCAATAACCCCACCTTGGACGCCATGACAGAGATCCACCAGTACAACAAGGCTCTGAGGGCAGAG GGGCGCAATGAGGAGATCCAGAAGTTAGCTGTGGTGGTCTCTCTGGGAACAG gtAAGCCCCCCCAGGTGGTGGTGAACTCTGTGGACGTGTTCAGACCCTCCAACCCCCTGGAGCTGGCCAAGAGCTTCATAGGAGCCAAGGAGCTGGGCAAGATGCTGGTGGACTGT tgtacaGACTCAGATGGGTGTGCAGTGGACAGAGCCAGAGCCTGGTGTGAGATGACTGATACTCACtaccacag actgAGTCCTCAGCTGTCTCAGGAGGTGATGCTGGATGAGGTCAGTGATGCCGTGCTGGTGGACATGTTGTGGGAGACCCAGATGTACCTGttccagcagagagacagcatcCGCTCTCTGGCCCTACAGCTCCTCatggactga
- the pla2g6 gene encoding 85/88 kDa calcium-independent phospholipase A2 isoform X4 has protein sequence MHCAAKQDSAVLIQVRGGGDAMHCAAKQDSAVIIQALCSRLCEGVNDLNVAGETPLHVACRLGRAEAVKALLGGGARCDVIGGSGYPIHSAMKYSEKSCAEAILTADPGQLEAEDALYGGTPLHWSKTAEMCRLLLERGSTVNYLSKTGESPLHVLTRRGRFEAAMVLLTHGGHPNLRGQDGNTALHLAMKMDHMDLIKALIVFGADVEIHNDLGETPGLIAARTSKGPNRKVLLDMLCSVGVQRCHPPSSPSPHPQTTATYKKASTPPGIGFEDIMHVAATVGAMSQGRQEVDGLKTGKRKIDRLLCLDGGGIKGLVLIQLLIALEREAGRPTRELFDWVSGTSTGGILALAIVHGKSMEYLRCLYFRMKEQVFKGSRPYESAPLEDFLKKEFGENTKMTDVRSPRVMVTSVLADRHPGELHIFRNYDPPSLHREPPYSTSASFQPLTIPQGWEDEDVLIVGYTQEPPRKRRKVTDQEQCVWRAARSSGAAPTYFRPMGRFLDGGLLANNPTLDAMTEIHQYNKALRAEGRNEEIQKLAVVVSLGTGKPPQVVVNSVDVFRPSNPLELAKSFIGAKELGKMLVDCCTDSDGCAVDRARAWCEMTDTHYHRLSPQLSQEVMLDEVSDAVLVDMLWETQMYLFQQRDSIRSLALQLLMD, from the exons ATGCACTGTGCTGCCAAGCAGGACTCAGCCGTCCTcatacaggtgaggggggggggggacgccaTGCACTGTGCTGCCAAGCAGGACTCAGCCGTCATcatacag gcgcTGTGCTCCCGTCTGTGCGAGGGCGTGAACGACCTGAACGTTGCCGGGGAGACGCCCCTCCATGTGGCGTGTCGTCTGGGGCGGGCGGAGGCCGTCAAGGCCCtgctggggggcggggccaggtgtGATGTCATAGGGGGGAGTGGCTACCCTATCCACTCTGCCATGAAGTACAGcgagaagag ctgtGCTGAGGCTATCCTGACGGCAGACCCAGGTCAGCTAGAAGCAGAAGATGCTCTGTACGGAGGCACCCCGCTACACTGGTCCAAGActgcagag atgTGCCGTCTGCTGCTGGAGCGAGGCTCCACAGTGAACTACCTCAGTAAGACAGGGGAGAGCCCGCTGCACGTGCTCACCAGGAGGGGGCGCTTCGAGGCAGCCATGGTGCTGCTGACACACGGGGGGCACCCCAACCTCCGGGGGCAGGACGGGAACACCGCTCTGCACCTCGCCATGAAg ATGGACCACATGGATCTGATCAAGGCCCTGATCGTGTTCGGGGCCGACGTGGAGATCCACAACGACCTGGGAGAGACCCCAGGGCTGATCGCTGCTCGAACCAGcaaag gtCCTAACAGAAAGGTTCTACTGGACATGCTGTGTAGTGTAGGGGTACAGCGatgtcaccccccctcctccccctctcctcacccccaaaCCACCGCCACCTACAAGAAGGCTTCCACTCCCCCTGGCATAG GCTTCGAGGACATCATGCACGTGGCGGCCACCGTTGGAGCCATGAGTCAGGGTCGACAGGAAGTAGACGGCCTCAAAACAGGAAAGAGAAA gataGACAGGTTGCTGTGTCTGGATGGAGGGGGTATTAAGGGTCTGGTTCTGATCCAGCTGCTGATCGccctggagagggaggctggccgGCCCACCAGGGAGCTCTTCGACTGGGTCTCTGGAACCAGCACCGGGGGCATCCTGGCTCTGGCCATAgtccacg gtaagTCCATGGAGTACCTGCGCTGCCTGTACTTCAGGATGAAGGAGCAGGTGTTCAAGGGGTCACGACCTTACGAGTCGGCTCCTCTGGAGGACTTCCTGAAGAAGGAGTTTGGAGAGAACACCAAGATGACAGACGTACGGAGCCCCAG gGTGATGGTGACCAGCgtgctggcagacagacacccagGGGAGCTCCACATCTTCAGGAActatgaccccccctccctccacagagAGCCCCCCTACTCCACCTCGGCCTCCTTCCAGCCCCTCACCATCCCACAAG GTTGGGAGGATGAGGATGTGTTGATTGTTGGCTACACTCAAGAACCACCCAGAAAGCGTAGGAAGGTGACAgaccaag agcAGTGCGTATGGAGGGCTGCCCGCTCCAGTGGCGCCGCCCCTACTTACTTCCGGCCAATGGGCAGGTTCCTGGACGGAGGACTGCTGGCCAATAACCCCACCTTGGACGCCATGACAGAGATCCACCAGTACAACAAGGCTCTGAGGGCAGAG GGGCGCAATGAGGAGATCCAGAAGTTAGCTGTGGTGGTCTCTCTGGGAACAG gtAAGCCCCCCCAGGTGGTGGTGAACTCTGTGGACGTGTTCAGACCCTCCAACCCCCTGGAGCTGGCCAAGAGCTTCATAGGAGCCAAGGAGCTGGGCAAGATGCTGGTGGACTGT tgtacaGACTCAGATGGGTGTGCAGTGGACAGAGCCAGAGCCTGGTGTGAGATGACTGATACTCACtaccacag actgAGTCCTCAGCTGTCTCAGGAGGTGATGCTGGATGAGGTCAGTGATGCCGTGCTGGTGGACATGTTGTGGGAGACCCAGATGTACCTGttccagcagagagacagcatcCGCTCTCTGGCCCTACAGCTCCTCatggactga